ATTGAAACTTCTCTTAATTTCTGCCACTGGTAACTTGTTGAACATTTTAATATCCAGAGGAAACATTTTTGTTGCAACAATTTAGATTCTCATCTAGTGACAATTTCGAAGTTGAATTACTGTTTAATTTACGAGGAATGTACGTCTCTACAGTTTACTTTCCACCATTATATGcaagttttttcttttcagaTCATCATCTCGGTAATGAAGTGTAGGAACTAAAGGAATTCTCTTCAAAGAAGCAATGCATCTTTGAAGACTACCTAAGCATAAGATCTAACAATACTAGTCTTACCTTTCACAGGAAGAAGGAGCGGAGATAACTGCTAATTCACTTCACCCGGGATCAATTACTACCAATCTTCTCCGTCACCAGAGTTTGGTTGaaggtaaaattttaaaatcttccACCAGAGTGGTTCTTATAGTTTTAGTGACATCTCATGAAATTTGTATCCTTCAATGGGCTTTAAAAAATTTTATCCCGAGATTAGATTTCCTGAAACTACCCTTTATAGGTATATGAAATGGAACAAGAAATGAACGTTCTTTCATGAGCGTTCACTGTATTAATTGATGAAGGATTTAGTACGATAAAAACTATGTTTTCGATATTAAAATCCTTCTAGGGTGCCATACACTATAACCGCGTGAAGTTACACCATGCAGGGCATATACAAAGTTTAGAACCTCAACATGATATAAATGTAGTGTTTTGAAGTCCTATAATCTTGGCAAATTTCAtgttagttaattttttattttggaccTCTTGCAGGTTTAGTTAACTGGATTGGAAAATACTTTATTAAAAACATTCCACAGGTGAGTAGTTTTGGGACAAATATATGATTGATAACTGTTAGTCACAAGATTTAGTGTTTGTTTCCTTATATATGCTTCTGTGTTGATTCTAGGGAGCAGCAACTACATGCTATGTAGCTTTGCATCCTCAGGTGAAGGGAATAACCGGTGAATATTTTTCAGACAGCAATATTTCTGCATCAACTTCTCAGGGTACAGATGCAGAATTGGCAAAGAAACTCTGGGATTTCAGCTTGAATTTGACAAAACCTCAGTAAAAACAATGTCAATGTTGCTTTATTTCAGTATGTGATCATCGTgtaaactctttttttttcctttttcttttcaaatactttCCTTGTAATGCACATCTCGACTGGTTTTTGGCTGGGGTAGAGTTTAAATCTTGCTGCTTGAAAACTTGAATTTCATGATAATTGTGACATGTATTGTTGGTAATAGCCTCAGCAGTATACTTGTATATGTCTGCAACTATTGTAGCTTCAAATTTAATTCCATCAAGATCTTGTGGATTATATATTGGATAATTGACGATACATTTTGTACCTTGCTTAAAACCCAGAAGGGATGGAAAACATGCTCAATTTCATTTTTGATTGATCAAATGATCCATCCCCTTGTTTAAACACCTGGTATGGCTGAGTTCTAACAAACTATTTACGCAACTTCATAAAACGAAAGGCATGTAAATAGCCAGCATTAGTCATACATGCTTCTCCAACTTACATAGAATGAAAGTTGAACTCACATTCAACTTCAAAGTTTGCAACATGGTTGAAAATTTTGGATTAAAGCTGGTTTTCAAGGATCCATAATACAAGATAGATACAACAAGCTCAAAAGAGTATATGAGAGAGCTTTACAATGAGCAATTTACCAAAACAAATATCTCAACCAAGCCTGAGATTCCCCGTCTAATCTTTGAATCTGTCAGTCCTATGAACTCCAGCCTTGTACAGCTGTATGACCATTTTATCGTCTCCCCTAGTATTTCAACCCGAAGAAGAAAAGATCTTATATGCAACGAGGATCCCAAAAGAAAGAGAATTCCTAGCACAGCTGCATGAGGCTCCTAGCATGGTGATTGCTGGAGAACCAAAATAAGCTAATAGTCAAAAATATCGGGAGTGATGTGGAAACCATATGCAAAAACTGTTACAGGTAGAAGTAACTTACGATAGCAACTGGGAACGAATAGATTGGGATACTGAGAGAGTCTTCTCCTTTCATCAGCTTCAACACTTTTATTCAGTACACTACAGTCATTTTGGTATGGTTACTGTACAATTGTTCCATGAGATATCATTCCTTTTCAGGTGGCTTTTACAAAGTTAGACCCCATTATCCCAACTAAAAACTGAAGAGCCTGGGTTCAGGTCAAACGATGGGCTCAATTTTACTTGGTCCCTTAAAAGCTGCTGAGCAACCCTATTAGCTAATACTGACTGTCCCTGATATGGTTGTCCATTAACACCACTTTGAGCATGGCCCCCAaaattttctccaaaaaaaCCATTGCCATATGGAAGTGTTTCTCGAAACATGTCAGACTTCAGACCGTGACTAGTGTAATTATCAGGGTAAAAACAACTTTGGGCCTTTGGTGATGTTCCCACGTCTTCTGATGAAGAAGTTGTTGACATCATTGGGTTAGATAGTGGAACagcaccaccaccaccactaaGAGGTGTTGATGAACCAGATACAGCACGGGGGCTTGATATGGTAGAGGGGGACAATCTTCCACTCATATGTTTAGGTGATTGTGAATGGTAAATAGGGCTCTCTATCCCAACTGGAGAAACTGGGCAAGATCTTGGAACAGGTATATCGCTGCAAAAACAAATTGAATAAGAACATAGtacttcttttttcttgatAAGGAATAAGTGCTTATGCGCAGAGCTGAACAACATTACCATAAATTACACTATTTGACTACCTTGTGAATCTTTTTTGTTATACAGCATTTGATTAACTGCAGCTTTAAAAAGTCAAATGCATGGAAATTACAGTGGGAAGTGTATATTTTTAGGCACAAAGCACATTCATAGGCTGGAGGACTTTcaccaattaatttaattcttgTACAGATCTATGGTGTCAAATTAGAATTGACAAGTTTCACCATTTTTGTTCTTGTGATAAAGTAATCTGAATTACTATTTTCTTGGTGTCTAGAATGTTTAAGATGGATATACTGCAGAAGATTGTTTAAGTTTCAGTTCTCAAAACCGACCGACTTATGACCATGTCTTTGTCCTAGTGAGTAGAATAAGTCATCCGTGTAGAGTTTGACATTAagatttaaaacaaaatataccATATGATATTTCCTTCTGGAAAGAGGGAATAAAAAGTACACTAATTTGTACCAGTTGTACAAGTAATTGCATATCAGCATATAAGGAACACTGGAGCCTTTTCCTTTTATTGGCAATAGGAATTGTCATTGATACAGTTTCTAGAACTAAGGTGGAAACATATTTTAGTACTCAGATATTTTGTACTGATAATTATGGCAAAATATCAGATTACAGGTAACTATTGTGCGTGAGAGAGAAGGGAACTAACCTAAATCCAGGGAAAAAATTTGAATCTCTAGGCTGATGATGAACTGCAACTTCTTCTGAGCCCACACATGGTGGATCTTTTAAATGTCCAATGCCCTGAAATATCAAAACATGAAGTCAACTGTGAAAAACTCAAACAATGATCAGCAGAGAACATATGCTAAATTTAAATCATGGCATCCAGTTAGCAGAACATTCACGAGTCCTAAAGATGGCAGATAATGTCACTGGTCCATCAATATTATGAAGAGTTCTCCAGACAGAGTAACAAGTGTTACTAAGGTACCTATCAGAAGTGGAAAAGGCAAATAGTTTGAGGAAAAAGATGTGTTATGCAAAAGGAGGGAGTACCAGAGAGGTTTTACATAACTGCATTTACGAGAGATAAAAATCTACTATTCCCCGACAAGGTCTTAACAAACCAACTCACCAGGTGACCAACAAATGTTCATTTGCAAGCACTTAACTGCTATGGGACCCTCAAAAGTTGACCATCCTTCTGAATTTATTTTGcacattttttgtttgtttttatagCTTACTATCTTCACTCAGTAGAATATTCTGATATGGAGAACTGTCCATGTCATTTCAGAATGTGCTGTTCCTGTAAAGTCCTTGATTGCAAAAGCTATCTACTTTTTCTTGGATACAAATACAGTAAAGTTGATCGTAACACCTTCATTAATTTCTAATACAGGTAttataatttgtttgtctgCTGCACAGAAActctagaaaaaataaatatcaaacttgGGAACGTTCAAGAAGAAATGATAAGGTCAGAATCCCTAATGGAAAAGTAAGCAATGCAAACAAACCACGATCTTGGAATCAGGCAATGCATGTGATACTTTGAGTTGCCTAAATCCAAACctcacttgtggaattacatTGGGTATGAGACTTTCAGTTGCCTAAAATGGGCAACATTGCCAGATGAGCAAACTAAGAAAAGATACCACTGATATCACAGCAAGCATTAATGGAGGTATTGTTTCTACAAGTTCAGGACTTACAATGAATCTTTCCATTGGAGCAGTACTTTTGACAAAGGGATGTTTCAAGAGCTGAGAAGCTGTTGGACGGTGGAGTGGATTGCGTTGTAGACATTGCCGCACAAAATCCTTGCCCTCATCTGACAGGTGATAGGGAATTGCTGGAACTTCCTTGCTGTTTCCAATCTTAAAAATTGCAGCGACCTACGAAAAAACCAACAGGAATTAGAAGCACgaagaaaatatagaaactgCATACACTTTTGGACCATCATAAACATATTAACTAACCCCCTCATACTGACTCCAAGGTGGTTTTGTCGTTGCCATCTCCAAAACCGTGCATCCAAGGCTCCATATATCTACCGCAAGATTGCAaccatttgaatttttaataacctgataaataaacatatacaaTGAATTAGATGAAACACAGAGCCAACATCGATAGGATAAGAACTTGATTTATAGTAATTCAAACCTCAGGTGCCATCCAGTAAGGACTTCCCTTGAACGACAAAGGACAGTATTGACCAGTTATCTGCAAATTGTAACTGCGTAAGCTAAATAAGACCGGCACTGAATTATGAAAAAACAAACATTTTCTCCCACACACCACAGTTGATACTCTATAAGCTCAGACTTGCTGGAAGATTTTAGTCCTAGGTCCTCATATTAGAAAAATAGAGGCATCAGAACTGCCTTATTTTAGGTTTGCCCCATACTTTCATAGAAGAGTTTACTATGCAACAATAACTTTATAGCTGAAAAAGGGGTTCTCAAGAAATCACATATGGGTTGTGTGGAGAGCAAGAAATAGGAGAGCTTTTAAAGGGGTAGAGATGAATTTTGTACAGCTGAGACGTAACCTCTTATCCCTTATTGCCTTCTGGTGCACCCATGAGATCCCTGTAGGCATAGATGAACGTGTGTTGTTTATAGAAAACCATATTTTTTCTTaggttttctattttttggtaCACTTCTCGTATACAGGCATTTTTTTGCCAGACATCAATATCAATAAAAAGAAACCACAGATGCAGAAAGTACAGTCAAGAGCCTGCTGCACAAAGAGTTCATACATGTTTTGCCATCCCAAAGTCTGCCAATTTAACGCGGCCATTTGGGTCAACCAGTATGTTTGCTCCTTTAATATCTCtgaacaaaatttgaatttagatGTCAGTCATAAGACATATTTACATAGAGGTTCTAAGAAAATCAATGCTGAAAAGGAACATCATGTATATTGCACACAAGTACTTTTTCAACAATACACCTACCTGTGCACTGTGTTTTTTGCATGCAAATATGCAAGTCCAGACAGAATTTGTTGAGTATAACTTTGAATTGCTAGCTCACCCAACTGACCATATTCTTGAAGAATTTTATAGATCGAACCACCTGAAACATACTCAAGGTATATGTATAGTTTGTCATCTACCTGTAGATGGAACCGAACAAGCATTAAAGCCAATCTATATCATTATTTAAAGGGACAAGGAGATTAAGGGAAACATGTAACATAAATCTTTTTTACATGGAAGCAAACtgtaacatattaaaaaataaagtcatGATTTGATATCCTGAGAATACTTTAGTGCTCATCAAACAATTTTTTGGGCATATCAGTAGACTTAGTCAACTTGGAATTTAATGAGAACGTTTTATGATTAATTATCACAAGATGATATCAGCagtaacaactttaagaaacttaCCGTCTCAGAGCCATAATATTGCACAATATTTGGATGGCGCAACCGACTTAGCAGAGATATTTCCTGACAAATGTTGCTCCAGTTACGGTTTCGTGAAGTTAAAGAAGCCAACAAGAGaaacaaaatgataattattgaaatattaGTAAAAGCAATATCAGCATAAgtaatcatttttcttttctcttttgcGTCATTTGAGAAGCAAATTAGATATTTCTTTATAGTAACTCACTTGTCCAAGCTGCTGTGCACTTTCTCTTGACTTTGGGTCGTCTGAAAAAAGTGTTACTTCCTTCATTGCACACATTTCACCACTTTCACTGCAGATAGTTAtcatatttgaattaaaataagtgtctgtttttgaaaaaaagagaaaaaatttacAAGAAGAATTCCATCACTTTGGTACTTGGAgtctgtttggattgacttattttaagtgtttttaagctaaaatagcTTTTTAAGCACTTTTATAGTGTTTGggtaaagcaaaaaaaaagcACTTTTAagccaaaaagataaaaataagcAAAAAGCTATAAGCCTATCC
This genomic stretch from Solanum stenotomum isolate F172 chromosome 10, ASM1918654v1, whole genome shotgun sequence harbors:
- the LOC125841279 gene encoding mitogen-activated protein kinase kinase kinase YODA, which produces MHSWWGKSSSKDVRRKSTKESFIDIINRKLKIFTTEKSSGKSGSSQRQRKDTNSVKGSQTRVSRSPSPSTPDSRSQVFADRTSSEPLPLPEGHSSNVHLVDSDNSASIILVTGDVSESSLTLPLPMPRHLPHGPAAAGVDRDLPTASVSCDSSSDSDDLTDSRLLSPQTSDYENGSRTALNSPSSLKQKVQSPIASNASSGEMLKSATLLSNNQAISTSPRQRLLSSHVPGLQIPHHGASYSAPDSSMSSPSRSPIRVFGHETVMNSGFWLGKPHGEITFLGSGHCSSPGSGQNSGHNSIGGDMSAQPFWPHSRCSPECSPVPSPRMTSPGPGSRIHSGAVTPLHPRAGGTLTESSTASLDNGKQQSHRLPLPPISIPHSSVFSLSCSMAPAIPRSPGRTGNPPSPGPRWKKGRLIGRGTFGHVYLGFNSESGEMCAMKEVTLFSDDPKSRESAQQLGQEISLLSRLRHPNIVQYYGSETVDDKLYIYLEYVSGGSIYKILQEYGQLGELAIQSYTQQILSGLAYLHAKNTVHRDIKGANILVDPNGRVKLADFGMAKHITGQYCPLSFKGSPYWMAPEVIKNSNGCNLAVDIWSLGCTVLEMATTKPPWSQYEGVAAIFKIGNSKEVPAIPYHLSDEGKDFVRQCLQRNPLHRPTASQLLKHPFVKSTAPMERFIGIGHLKDPPCVGSEEVAVHHQPRDSNFFPGFSDIPVPRSCPVSPVGIESPIYHSQSPKHMSGRLSPSTISSPRAVSGSSTPLSGGGGAVPLSNPMMSTTSSSEDVGTSPKAQSCFYPDNYTSHGLKSDMFRETLPYGNGFFGENFGGHAQSGVNGQPYQGQSVLANRVAQQLLRDQVKLSPSFDLNPGSSVFSWDNGV